The Nostoc sp. 'Lobaria pulmonaria (5183) cyanobiont' genome window below encodes:
- a CDS encoding molybdopterin oxidoreductase family protein, with protein MSEFTKTLCPYCGVGCGLEVSPPAQLGKATNRDSQGNPIWRVRGDKAHPSSQGMVCVKGATIAESLDKNRLHYPMVRDSLDQEFRRVSWDEAFNIITQRIQTIRFTQGPKALCMYGSGQFQTEDYYIAQKLMKGCLGTNNFDANSRLCMSSAVAGYIQSFGSDGPPCCYDDLELTDCAFLIGTNTAECHPIVFNRLEKYHKKNRKVKMIVVDPRRTPTAEAADLHLAIRPGTDIDLLNGIAHLLMRWNYIDTMFMDDCTSNFPAYAEVIRHYPPEIVARHCGISIEDLETAARYWGESERVLSLWSMGVNQSSEGTAKVRTIINLHLMTAQIGKPGAGPFSLTGQPNAMGGREAGGLANLLPGYRAVKNPQHRAEVEEFWGLKPGQISPNPGLTAWDMITGLENDAVELLWIAATNPAVSMPDLERTKKALLRSPFTIYQDAYYPTETSAYAHVLLPAAQWGEKTGVMTNSERVVTLCSAFRQPPREAKADWEIFAEVGRRLGFEREFAFANSAEVYAEFVQLTKNRPCEMTGISHTQLQTQGPTQWPHPEESRGSSTSATLSDRGAGGEASANRSGKRLYTNLRFHTPDGRARFGAYYSKGLAEPPDPDYPFVLTNGRLYGHWHTQTRTGRIEKICKMHPEPFIEIHPRDAAWLGIVDSMDVEVRSRRGKAKFPAKVTKAIAPGTVFVPMHWGSLWADNAEANALTHPESCPDSLQPELKACAVQLIPISVEVPIKNHQLQSSQW; from the coding sequence ATGAGTGAATTTACCAAAACTCTCTGTCCTTACTGTGGTGTTGGCTGTGGTTTAGAAGTCTCACCTCCAGCCCAACTGGGCAAAGCAACTAATCGAGATAGCCAAGGAAATCCAATTTGGCGGGTGCGGGGTGATAAAGCCCATCCATCCAGCCAGGGTATGGTTTGCGTCAAAGGTGCAACGATCGCAGAATCTTTAGATAAAAATAGATTACATTACCCAATGGTGCGAGACTCCTTAGATCAAGAGTTTCGGCGTGTTAGTTGGGATGAAGCTTTTAATATAATCACGCAGCGCATTCAAACTATCCGCTTCACTCAAGGGCCAAAAGCCTTATGTATGTACGGTTCCGGTCAGTTTCAAACCGAAGATTATTACATAGCTCAGAAACTGATGAAAGGCTGTCTGGGTACTAATAATTTTGATGCCAACTCACGTTTATGTATGTCTAGTGCAGTGGCTGGCTACATTCAAAGCTTTGGCTCAGATGGCCCGCCTTGCTGTTACGATGACTTGGAATTAACCGACTGTGCATTTCTAATTGGTACTAATACAGCCGAATGTCACCCCATCGTTTTCAATCGACTGGAGAAATATCATAAAAAGAACCGCAAAGTCAAAATGATAGTGGTCGATCCCCGTCGCACACCAACCGCAGAAGCTGCTGATTTGCATTTAGCTATTCGTCCTGGTACAGATATTGACTTGTTAAACGGCATCGCCCACTTGTTGATGCGCTGGAATTACATTGATACCATGTTCATGGACGATTGCACCAGCAACTTTCCCGCTTATGCTGAGGTGATTCGCCACTATCCCCCAGAAATAGTAGCTCGTCACTGTGGAATCAGTATTGAAGATTTAGAAACAGCAGCTCGTTATTGGGGTGAATCTGAGCGGGTACTATCTTTGTGGTCAATGGGTGTGAATCAATCCTCAGAAGGGACGGCTAAAGTCAGAACTATCATTAACCTGCACCTGATGACTGCACAGATTGGCAAACCTGGGGCTGGCCCTTTTTCGCTGACAGGTCAGCCGAACGCGATGGGAGGACGGGAAGCCGGAGGTTTGGCGAATTTATTACCAGGTTATCGAGCGGTGAAAAATCCCCAGCACCGTGCAGAAGTTGAGGAGTTTTGGGGACTCAAGCCAGGACAAATTTCGCCCAATCCCGGTTTAACTGCTTGGGACATGATTACTGGGTTGGAAAATGACGCTGTAGAGTTACTGTGGATTGCAGCTACTAACCCAGCTGTGAGTATGCCAGATTTAGAGCGGACTAAAAAGGCGTTGTTGCGATCGCCTTTCACTATTTACCAAGACGCATATTATCCTACAGAAACCTCTGCTTACGCTCATGTTCTGCTACCAGCAGCCCAGTGGGGTGAAAAAACTGGTGTGATGACAAACTCCGAACGAGTGGTAACTCTGTGTTCAGCATTCCGTCAACCGCCAAGAGAAGCTAAAGCAGATTGGGAAATTTTTGCCGAAGTTGGACGTAGATTAGGTTTTGAGAGAGAATTTGCCTTTGCGAACTCCGCAGAAGTTTACGCTGAGTTTGTCCAACTAACTAAAAATCGTCCCTGCGAGATGACAGGTATCAGTCACACGCAATTACAGACACAAGGCCCGACTCAATGGCCTCATCCTGAAGAGAGCAGGGGGAGCAGCACTTCGGCTACGCTCAGTGACCGAGGAGCAGGGGGAGAAGCATCTGCCAATCGCTCTGGGAAAAGACTATACACTAACTTGCGCTTCCACACCCCTGATGGACGCGCTCGATTTGGGGCATATTACTCCAAGGGATTGGCAGAACCACCAGACCCAGATTATCCGTTTGTGCTAACTAATGGAAGACTTTACGGACACTGGCATACGCAAACACGCACCGGTCGAATTGAAAAAATTTGCAAAATGCATCCCGAACCGTTTATCGAAATTCATCCCCGTGATGCTGCTTGGTTAGGTATTGTCGATAGTATGGATGTGGAAGTGCGATCGCGTCGGGGTAAAGCGAAGTTTCCTGCTAAAGTGACAAAAGCGATCGCACCTGGTACAGTTTTTGTCCCCATGCACTGGGGTTCGCTGTGGGCTGACAATGCCGAAGCTAATGCCCTCACCCATCCAGAATCGTGCCCCGATTCACTGCAACCAGAATTAAAAGCCTGTGCGGTACAGCTGATACCAATTTCGGTGGAAGTCCCCATCAAAAATCATCAACTCCAGTCTTCACAATGGTAA
- a CDS encoding phosphate-starvation-inducible PsiE family protein, whose translation MKKLLRQILGATKDENFMYIIENIEVLVSKALSIFMVIVIFVAITDLGIFIFKELFIVPYGKFNTTLYKVFGLFLNILIALEILENITAYLRRHVFQVELVIVTSLIAVARKIIILDLEKIGGLDIIGLGVAILALSISYLIIRFSNSKDAS comes from the coding sequence ATGAAAAAGTTACTTAGGCAAATTTTAGGAGCTACCAAAGATGAGAACTTCATGTACATCATTGAAAACATAGAAGTGCTAGTTTCTAAAGCTCTATCTATTTTCATGGTAATTGTAATTTTTGTAGCAATCACAGATTTAGGAATTTTTATTTTTAAAGAATTATTTATAGTTCCTTATGGGAAGTTTAACACAACCCTGTATAAGGTTTTCGGTTTATTTTTAAATATTTTAATTGCGTTAGAAATTTTAGAGAATATTACAGCCTATTTACGAAGACACGTTTTTCAGGTTGAATTAGTTATTGTCACTTCTTTAATTGCTGTTGCCAGAAAAATTATTATTCTTGACTTAGAAAAAATTGGAGGTCTTGATATAATTGGTCTAGGTGTAGCTATTCTTGCCTTATCGATTAGTTATTTGATAATTCGTTTCAGTAATTCTAAAGATGCAAGTTAA
- a CDS encoding nitrate reductase associated protein, which translates to MTDFFQFEADFVDSLRCIPMQVRCKLDTCGIKLKLSDWNQMTTAERQALVELPCTTETEIQSYREHIEKLIMQRTGTPAKKLPIEPHPAWLDSATVPASLQDKAQEIGVTLTQQNWAVLTPLQRFALIKLSHPGHENKNFPRAIAEFHLL; encoded by the coding sequence ATGACAGATTTCTTTCAATTTGAAGCAGACTTTGTTGATTCTCTGCGTTGCATCCCCATGCAGGTGCGTTGTAAATTAGATACCTGTGGTATCAAGCTAAAATTGTCTGATTGGAATCAAATGACTACAGCCGAGCGTCAAGCTTTAGTCGAATTACCTTGCACTACAGAAACGGAAATTCAATCTTACCGCGAACATATCGAGAAATTAATTATGCAACGTACTGGTACACCAGCTAAAAAATTGCCCATTGAGCCTCATCCGGCATGGCTAGACTCTGCCACTGTACCAGCTAGCCTTCAGGACAAAGCTCAGGAAATAGGTGTAACTCTAACACAGCAAAATTGGGCAGTTTTAACGCCTTTACAGCGTTTTGCCTTGATTAAACTCAGCCACCCAGGACATGAAAACAAAAATTTTCCTAGAGCGATCGCAGAATTTCATCTGCTTTAA
- a CDS encoding DJ-1/PfpI family protein has product MAAKKLLMLVGDYVEDYEVMVPFQALQMVGHTVHAVCPDKKAGDKVRTAVHDFEGDQTYSEKPGHNFTLNATFAEVEVTTYDALVIPGGRAPEYIRLNQQVLEITRHFAQTNKPIAAICHGLQILAAADVLQGKRCTGYPACSPDIKSAGGIYVDISVDRAIVDGNLVTAPAWPAHPHWLAEFLTVLGTKIEHPELATVI; this is encoded by the coding sequence ATGGCTGCAAAGAAACTTTTGATGCTTGTTGGCGATTATGTAGAAGACTATGAAGTGATGGTTCCTTTTCAGGCGTTGCAAATGGTAGGACACACTGTCCATGCAGTTTGCCCCGACAAAAAAGCTGGCGACAAGGTGCGGACAGCAGTTCACGACTTTGAAGGAGATCAGACTTACAGTGAAAAACCCGGACACAATTTCACTTTAAATGCTACGTTTGCAGAAGTAGAAGTCACAACCTACGATGCCTTAGTCATTCCCGGAGGACGGGCACCAGAATATATCCGCTTGAATCAGCAGGTGCTAGAAATCACCCGTCACTTTGCCCAAACGAATAAACCGATTGCTGCCATCTGCCACGGCTTGCAGATATTGGCAGCTGCTGATGTACTGCAAGGTAAAAGATGTACTGGCTACCCTGCTTGTAGCCCAGATATCAAGAGTGCTGGAGGGATCTATGTTGATATCTCTGTTGATCGAGCAATAGTTGATGGTAACTTGGTGACAGCACCAGCTTGGCCTGCTCACCCGCATTGGCTAGCAGAATTCCTCACAGTACTTGGAACTAAGATTGAACACCCAGAACTAGCTACAGTTATTTGA
- a CDS encoding PrsW family glutamic-type intramembrane protease, with protein sequence MTGKNARHNAFLRLVSGNGVALGAESRYSLPPSKEMVIGRDPSCQVVLDAMMYRMVSRRHAVVRPLSLSPDSKFSWVLCDLNSANGTYLNGERLYECQELHPGDRISLGADGPQYIFEYEYTSLTPATTVNQVTPLPSATNYHNHTQLKQPDSVSFTQLFPIISTGKDLTSKAYLVPGILTVVFVVLMFATVGRPQANQVIVASYIAFAAYYFVYQLCGKQKPWWVLMATSLGTILILLSPLLDLFIFVFRGILPGSLPTPQESITFTELLVRMFFGAGLMEELLKALPVLGAFAIGRMLSSPWRERIGIWEPLDGILLGTASAVGFTLLETLGQYVPDITQNVTQQVGIGAAGQLAGLQLLIPRILGSVAGHMAYSGYLGYFIGLAVLKPSRSWQILSIGYLSASALHALWNATGSINALLLVVVGVLSYAFLMAAILKARALSPTRSQNFATRFLGPK encoded by the coding sequence ATGACAGGCAAAAACGCAAGACATAATGCATTTCTGCGGCTAGTGTCTGGTAATGGGGTAGCTTTGGGAGCAGAATCTCGCTACTCGCTGCCCCCCAGTAAAGAAATGGTAATTGGACGCGACCCCAGCTGCCAAGTTGTCTTGGATGCCATGATGTACCGAATGGTATCTCGTCGTCATGCTGTGGTTCGTCCCCTATCTCTATCCCCAGATAGCAAATTTAGTTGGGTGCTTTGTGACTTGAATAGTGCTAATGGCACTTATTTGAATGGAGAACGCTTGTATGAATGTCAGGAATTGCACCCAGGCGATCGCATTTCTCTAGGTGCTGATGGGCCGCAATACATTTTTGAGTACGAGTATACCTCACTGACTCCGGCGACGACAGTGAACCAAGTTACACCACTGCCTTCGGCAACAAACTACCACAACCACACGCAATTAAAGCAGCCAGATTCTGTTAGCTTCACCCAGCTTTTTCCGATTATTTCCACTGGTAAAGATTTAACTAGTAAAGCTTACCTCGTACCGGGAATACTGACCGTAGTCTTTGTGGTGCTGATGTTTGCTACAGTCGGTCGCCCCCAAGCTAATCAAGTAATCGTAGCGAGTTACATCGCCTTCGCTGCCTACTATTTTGTTTACCAACTTTGTGGTAAACAAAAGCCTTGGTGGGTGCTAATGGCTACGTCATTGGGTACAATCCTGATTTTGCTCAGTCCGCTGTTGGATCTATTTATCTTCGTATTTCGCGGCATCCTGCCTGGAAGCTTGCCCACACCCCAAGAATCTATCACCTTCACAGAGTTACTGGTGCGGATGTTTTTTGGCGCTGGGTTGATGGAAGAATTACTCAAGGCATTACCTGTACTAGGGGCCTTTGCCATCGGTAGAATGTTGTCTTCACCTTGGCGAGAACGTATCGGTATCTGGGAACCTCTAGATGGTATTCTCCTGGGTACAGCTTCTGCTGTGGGCTTCACTCTCTTGGAAACCCTCGGTCAGTATGTGCCGGATATTACTCAAAATGTCACGCAACAGGTGGGTATAGGGGCTGCTGGTCAACTGGCAGGTTTACAACTGCTAATTCCGCGAATTTTAGGCTCTGTAGCTGGACACATGGCTTATAGTGGCTACCTGGGTTATTTTATCGGGTTGGCTGTCCTCAAACCCAGTAGAAGTTGGCAAATTCTGTCTATTGGTTATCTGAGTGCCTCTGCGCTTCATGCTTTGTGGAATGCTACAGGGTCAATCAATGCCTTGCTTTTGGTAGTTGTTGGAGTGTTATCTTACGCCTTTTTGATGGCGGCAATTCTCAAGGCACGGGCACTGTCACCGACGCGATCGCAAAATTTTGCTACCCGATTTCTTGGACCAAAATAG